The sequence CGTCCCGAAGCGGCAACAGCGCCGTCACTTGGAGGCGTATTGCACCTGACATCGCTCACAGCAGTACGCCCACCTCTCCCGCTGCCCGAGCTTCGCTCGCACCAAAGGGATATCGCAGCGCGGGCAGATCCGCTTGCGATGGGCGAGCCAGTGCTCGCGCAATACGAAACGACGCTTCCATTCCAGAAAGTCGAAGCTGTATTGGCGGGCTTCGCGGACGAGGTCGTCGAGGACTTTGACGGGCAGGTCGCCGATGCGGGCGAGGGAATGGACGCGGATGCGGAAGAGGACTTCGTTCTTGATGATGTTGCCCACGCCCGCGAAGACGTCCTGGTCCAGCAGTGCGTCGCAGGCCAGGGACTGGGGCATTTTCGCGAGGCGTTCGTGGGCGAGTGCGGGGTCCCACGCGTCGGACATGACGTCGGTACGCCAGTCGTAGACCTCGTCCAGCGGTGCGTCGATGAGCCGTACGGAGCAGGAATAGAAGTTGAGCTCGCGCCCCTGCGCGAAGCCGAGTGACAGCCGTGGCGCCATGTCGCGGCGCTCGTCGATGCGGTAGCTGCCGAAGAGCAGGAAGTGGATGCGGATCGTGCGGGTGGGCAGCTCGATGAGGAAGTGCTTGCCCCAGCTGCGCAGCACGACGATCTGGCGGTTACGCAGGAGGGCCAGGTCGATCTTGGCGTTGCCTTCGGCGCGCAGGATCTTGCGGCCGGCGAAGTCCGCTGCGGCTTCCTTGAGCAGGACGATGGAAGGCCCTTCCGGCATGCGTTTGTACCCTGCCTGCCGCAGCGCGGCGATGCTGGGTCGACCGGCATTAGGGATGCGGATTTCAACGCGCCGGCATCTCGCGGCGCTGTCCTACGCGGCCGTTGCGGAAGAACGTGAAGCGACGCCCGCTCAGGCGTCGAGCCGCCCCATCTCTGCCTCCAGCCAGCCGTGCAGCAGGGCGAAGTCTTCGCTCAGGAGTTTGTGGTCGGCGTAGGCGAGGTAGTAGGAGACCTGCGGGCCCGGCACTTCCGGGAAGGGCTGGATGAGGCGGCCGGTGGCGAGTTCGGGCTCGACCAGCAGGCGCGGCGCGAGGGCGATGCCCTGGCCGTCGAGCGCGGCTTGCAGGGTCATCTGTGCGTCGCCCAGGACGAGGCTGCGCGCCTTGTCGTAGCCATTGAGCCCCGCCGCTTCGAACCACTCGCGCCAACCGGGCATGGAGCCGGCGCGCGGTGCGGCGCGTTCGTGCAGGAGCGTGGCGTCGGCGAGCGCCGCCGGCGTGCTCAGGCGCGCCTGCCAGGTGGGACTGCAAACCGGCACCAGCGGCGTGCTGGCGAGGCATTCCGAATTGAGGCCGGGCGTGACCGTCTGCGGGAGCTCAGTGACGAGCAGGTCCACCGCGCTCACGCCGCGCATGCCGGCGTCAGTGAAGACCTCGACCCGCAGCGCGGGATGGTGGGCGAAGAGGCGCGTGAGCCGCGGCACCAGCCAGCGTGCGCCGAAGCTGGGGGGCACGCCGATGCGCAGCGGCGGCGCGGGGTCTTCGAGCAGCTGGGCGGTGGC is a genomic window of Niveibacterium sp. SC-1 containing:
- a CDS encoding LysR substrate-binding domain-containing protein, with the protein product MALHKRFPPLYGLRAFEVAARHMSFTRAASELCVTNAAVSHQIKQLEEFLGMRLFDRRNNQLLLTGAGENYLPHIREAFSSVQQATAQLLEDPAPPLRIGVPPSFGARWLVPRLTRLFAHHPALRVEVFTDAGMRGVSAVDLLVTELPQTVTPGLNSECLASTPLVPVCSPTWQARLSTPAALADATLLHERAAPRAGSMPGWREWFEAAGLNGYDKARSLVLGDAQMTLQAALDGQGIALAPRLLVEPELATGRLIQPFPEVPGPQVSYYLAYADHKLLSEDFALLHGWLEAEMGRLDA